GACTAGCGTTATAACCGGGCGTATTCTCGCCCAATTAAAATAAAGGAGCGGTATTTTTATGAGCGATTTAATGAAAGCAGTTTTTATCAATCAATATGGCTCGCACCAATTACTGCAATATGCAGACGTTCCTAAGCCTCACATCAAGCCTAACCAACTGTTGGTGAAAGTTCGTGCCAGCAGCGTTAATCCCGTAGACTGGAAAATTCGCTCCGGACACTTGTCATTAATCACGGGTAATAACTTCCCGATGATTTTGGGGTTCGATCTTTCCGGCGAAGTTGTCGAGGTTGGGAATAGAGTCACGCGGTTCAAAAGCGGAGATAATATTTACGCCTACCTCGACAGCATACCAGGAGGAGCTTACGCGGAATATGCAGCGGTATCAGAAAAAGCGGCTTGTCTGAAACCAAATAACATGAATTACGAACAAGCTGCTACCGTACCTCTTGCAGCTTTGACAGCCTTACAAGCTTTGCGAGATTTAGGTCAAATACAGCGGGGACATCGCGTATTAATCAATGGTGCTTCGGGTGGAGTAGGCAGCTTTGGCGTGCAAATTGCTAAGGCGATTGGCTGCGAGGTGACGGCAGTTTGCAGCGCGAAAAATGCGGAATTAGTAAAGTCATTGGGAGGCGATCGCGTTATCGATTATACAACCTCTAACTTCACTCAAACCCCAGAGAGATACGACATTATTTTAGACGCTGTGGGCAAGCAATCCTTTGATTCTTGCGAAAGTATTTTGCAACCGAATGGAGTTTACGTTTCTACTTTGCCCACGCCCGATAACATACTACCAACCGTCCTCACATTTCTGTTACCTGGTAAAAAAGCTAAATTCGTTCTTGCTCAATCTAATGGTTGGGATTTAGCCTATCTCAAAGATTTAATTGAAGCCGACAAACTGCGGACGGTTATCGATAGAACTTTTAGTTTATCTGAAGTAGCAGCGGCTCATGCTTATAGCGAAGAAGGGCGTGTAGTCGGCAAGCTGGCGATCGCAGTACCCTAGAGCTTTTTGGCAGAAGCAATCTACCATTTTTGCAGGGAGCAAGGGGGAGTAGCCTGCGTAGGATCGCAACATTAACTCTGACGGTAGAAGCCAGGATTTGAGCGTGGCACGATTCTAGAGAAAAGCGAGGTAAAAATATGCTAGTTCACATCATTGCCGATTACGGTTTTGGCGATCTCGCCTTTGCTGAAGTAGTGCAGCGCATCAAGTTCTACCTACCCGATGCCGAACCGATTCTTACCCCCGTGCCTCCTTTTGCGACGATTGCGGCTGGATTCTGTATCGCGCAGCTAGGCTTGAACGAAGCCCCAGCCGGAACCATCATTTACCACAACGTCGCCCCCCGCGAAGATGACGAACAAGCGCGTGCAGCCAATGCTGGCGAACGTCTTGCTTTTGCAAGGTTGCCGACAGGGGTGCGGGTAATCGGCGTTAATGCTGGCTATGCTTACTCGTTCGTGCGCGATGTGGCTGAAGACTTGCGCTGGGCTGCTGTTCCTGCGGAAGGTTCGCAGTTTCGTTCTCGCGATTTGTTTCCGCAAGCCGCCGCCGCGATCGCGCTAGGACAACCCGATGCAATAGCAGAGAAAATCCCCGCCTCCGACATACCCGACGTGCCGCAAAACTGCATCGCCTACATTGACGGCTACGGCAACTTAAAAACCACTATTAAACACGATGGCAAGATACGAGATGGCGCCGCCGTGCATTTGCAAATTGGCGATAAGGAGATGCAAGCGATCGCCAGCGATGGCAGCTTTGCAGTGGAATCCGGACAGTTAGCCTTTGCGCCCGGTAGCAGCGGTTGGACTAATGCCCAAGGCGAAGAGATGCGCTGGATGGAATTGTTCCTGCGCGGTGGCAATGCTTGGGAGTCTTTTGCTCGTCCGTCAGTCGGCACATCGATACAGATGGACTATAAATCATAAGCTTAAAAGCTTTCCTAGAAAGCAGCTTTTATAGGCGGCTTTCTCATCCCCCGGTAGTTTAATACTTTCTATTTTTAGAAAATCAATGTGACAGTTGATGCGACTAAATCAATGCTAGCTGATGCTGTGGAATACCTATTCAGGTTGTCAAAATTGCAGCAGAGGATTTTTGAGGTTTTAAGCAAATTTTATCTAACGTTTAAGTATCAATATTTTTATTATTTTTAGCATGATGACCTTGCGGACGGGCATAATATTAACTGGTAATTTTATATTAGAATATCTCGATAAAAAATACCACCGAACAACCCAGGAGATATAGAATATGGCAGAAATAAACCATGCTACGCTGGAAGTTGCTCATAAAGCATTCGGTTACTTCACGCATGGTATAGCGACAGGCGATTGGAACCTGTTTATAGAAATGCTTACCGACGATTTTACCCTCTGGTTTCCAATAGGGCCATACCAGGGATTAAATGTTGGTAAAGAGCGAGCGAGCGCATTCTTCAATTACGTTTCTGAAACCTGCAACACAAGGTTAGAGGCGACACTCGATCGCGTTACCAGCAATGAAACTACTGTTGTTTTCGAGTTCAGAGACGAAGGAAGCTTATTTAACCAACCTTACAAAAACCGAGTAGCAGTTTCTTTCGATGTTCGTGGAGACAAAATTTGCGGTTATCGAGAATATTTTGGTAGCGATGGTAAATCTAATTAACATAAACATTAAAAAGCCAGTTTTAATTAAATAAAACTGGCTTTTTACTTGGGCTTAGTTGGGTGGGTATTATCTAAACCAGCAACTTTCACAATCTAAAATCCCAAACTGTATTAACTTATTGTCTAGCTACGGTTTGCCGATCTTGGACTGCAACTTCACTCAATCCTACTTGATCTAGCAATAACATAAACTCATCCTTCGACGAGTTGCTTGAAATAGCATTGAGGGCGTCGAACCATAGTCCAGCTTCAGCATATACAGAAGCGCGATCGCGATCGCTTGTTGCTGCTGTTAGCTTTTCTTCCACCTGTGGCGATCGCGCTACGCGCTTAATCCAGCTTTGTACAAACGTATCGTTAGAGCGTCTGTTCTTATTACAAATTAAGGTAACAGACCAACGATATTCTTTACCTGGAACCAGTTCTGGCAAATTGCTAGGCATTTCTAATTTAGCAATTCCAGCCTTTTCTACCTGTACTTGTTGTACAAAAATCGGTTGGGCAACTCCCGATTCCACTAAGGCAAATTCCAGTGGTTGCGCTGGCTTTTCTGATATATTCCAGAAAAACGTAGGATGACCTAACGAGGTTTGTGCTGTGTGATCGTTAGGCACTAATAATGCCAATTTTACTGGTGCTGCTTCAGTGCATCCTCGCGAACCAGTTGCTTGGGTTCGTCTGGGCGTTCCCCGATTAGGAGGAACGTAACTAAATTTTGATTTTGTTTGTCGGGTAACTCCCGGCTTCGCAGGGCTTGCAAATACGCTATTGAGGGAACTATCTAGAAAACTGGTTGCGGGCATCAGGAACAACGTTGATGCAGCAACTCTAACCGCAGTCATCAATATTCGGGGAGCGACCATAATAACAGGCGCAGGGGTTAAAAAAGTTTTGTTAACAGTAGATGCTCCCTACTTAACAAAAGTTTGTAAATTGTGTAGTAGCAATAATAAAAGCTACTAGCTTTAACTACTATCCACAATACGAGAGTGGTAACTGCACTTCCTCTTTATTTAGATAGAAAGCCTATCCTAACTTATGAGGGAGTAACTAGAGCAAGAATTGAGCAACTTCTGCATATAGATATAAAAGCACAACTGAACTTATGGGGGAGTAATTAGAGCAAAACTTGATAAACTTCTGTGACCTGAGTCCGCCCTTTGAGCCTAACGCTGTCGATAAATCGAGTGGGGAATTGTTCTTGGATATGCTGATAAGTTGCTTGATTAATCAAAATGCGGCAAATACCCCCATCAATTGATTTGTTATAGCTTTCTAACCGCGCTGCCACATTAACGCTATCTCCAATGGTTGTATAGTCTACTCTTTGGGAACAGCCGAGGCTACCAGTTACGACCGTTCCTGTGGCAATACCGACTCGCATGGCGGTGGTGGGGCGTCCTTGAACGAGCCATTGCTTATTAAGAGTTTGAAGGGCTTTAGCCATGTCTTTGGCGCACCGAACGGCGGCGATCGCATCTTTGGCTATCTCTTCGGGCGTAGTTCTAGCAATAGGGACGCCGAAAACGGCCATAATCGCATCGCCAATAAATTTATCAACAACACCACCATGAGCCAAAACCAGCCCACCCATCGCCTCCATATACTGATTGAGCCACGACATCAGCGTTTTTGGATCGGTTTCTTCGGTAATTGTTGTAAAACCTTTCAAGTCTGCAAATAGCACCGTTGCAGTCATTTGACGCCCCAAGAGTCGTCCTTGTTCTAACAATTGATCGCGATCGCGCCAAATAGCTTTAGCAATGGCTGGAGTTACGTGACGCCCAAACAAATGCATCACCATTTGTCGATCTTGGCGCTCTAATTGTGCAGTGTAACCAACGATCGCAGTAGTAGCTCCAATTAAAGCCAGCAACGGCGGTACGACCGGAATCCACCAACTGCTAAGAAAAAGCACATAGGAAGTAGCGATCAGCGCCCCAGCCGCTAGTATTAGACCAATACTTAGTTGTAACAGCGAGTAGTTGCGATCGCCGTCAGGACGAACAGCCCAACTCAAAGCCGCACCGATACCAGACCACAGAAAAATCCAGGAAATTTCTAACGATTCTGACCAAGTTTGGATTAACGGACGCCCTTCTAAAGCTGCACTTAAAATTGTTGCGGCGAGATGAGCTTGAAGTACAACACCAGGAGTTTGTTCGGGCAAAGTTCTTAGACCGCTACTGTAGGGAATGTAGAAGAGATCGTTCAAACTCGGAGCAACAGCGCCAATTAAAACAATGCGATCGCGCATCATTGATGCTGGTACTTTATCTTCCAAAACATCCCTTAGCGAAACCATATCAAACGGCGCAGCACCGTTGAAATTCAACATAATTTGGTAGCCACCAGCATCCGCTCGTACATAGCCACCATCATTCGCCTCAAAAGGCACAAATACAGCCTTACCTAGCTGCAAAAAATCATTTTTAGCATATTCGGGAGTAATACCTTCAGCCTCCAGATAAATACCAGCCAGACGAAGGCCAAAACTAGGTAAAGCAGGCTCATTATTAGGCGTTACAAACAGCAAGCCGCGACGGATTTTGCCATCTCCATCAGGCACAATATCATTAGCGCCCACTTGATCTAACTTGCTTAACAGAGGTGGCGGGGCGACAGTACTGCTTTTGTTATCGGCAACTTTTTTTTCAATTCCAATTAGATTAGGCGTGGATTTAAAGACTTTTTCTAAATTTTGAGTACCGGGGGGAACGGGCAAATCTCGATAGATATCTAGGCCAATTGCTCTAGGCTTTTGTGCTTTTATTTTTTCCAGCATTTTAGCCATATCAGCATCGCTTGCAGGCCACTTTCCCACATAACGAATATCGGGTTCGTGAATACCAACAATCAAAATGCGCTTTTGCATTGGATCGGAGGGACGCCAGCGAAAAAATTGATCGAGAGTTGCCCATTCCCAGGACTGCAAAAGACCAGCAAAGCGGAAAGCAATAACGATTCCAGCAACACCACTAGCAGCGATCGCGCATCCACGAC
Above is a genomic segment from Microcoleus sp. FACHB-831 containing:
- a CDS encoding NAD(P)-dependent alcohol dehydrogenase, encoding MSDLMKAVFINQYGSHQLLQYADVPKPHIKPNQLLVKVRASSVNPVDWKIRSGHLSLITGNNFPMILGFDLSGEVVEVGNRVTRFKSGDNIYAYLDSIPGGAYAEYAAVSEKAACLKPNNMNYEQAATVPLAALTALQALRDLGQIQRGHRVLINGASGGVGSFGVQIAKAIGCEVTAVCSAKNAELVKSLGGDRVIDYTTSNFTQTPERYDIILDAVGKQSFDSCESILQPNGVYVSTLPTPDNILPTVLTFLLPGKKAKFVLAQSNGWDLAYLKDLIEADKLRTVIDRTFSLSEVAAAHAYSEEGRVVGKLAIAVP
- a CDS encoding S-adenosyl-l-methionine hydroxide adenosyltransferase family protein, which gives rise to MLVHIIADYGFGDLAFAEVVQRIKFYLPDAEPILTPVPPFATIAAGFCIAQLGLNEAPAGTIIYHNVAPREDDEQARAANAGERLAFARLPTGVRVIGVNAGYAYSFVRDVAEDLRWAAVPAEGSQFRSRDLFPQAAAAIALGQPDAIAEKIPASDIPDVPQNCIAYIDGYGNLKTTIKHDGKIRDGAAVHLQIGDKEMQAIASDGSFAVESGQLAFAPGSSGWTNAQGEEMRWMELFLRGGNAWESFARPSVGTSIQMDYKS
- a CDS encoding nuclear transport factor 2 family protein, with the protein product MAEINHATLEVAHKAFGYFTHGIATGDWNLFIEMLTDDFTLWFPIGPYQGLNVGKERASAFFNYVSETCNTRLEATLDRVTSNETTVVFEFRDEGSLFNQPYKNRVAVSFDVRGDKICGYREYFGSDGKSN
- a CDS encoding DUF928 domain-containing protein — protein: MTAVRVAASTLFLMPATSFLDSSLNSVFASPAKPGVTRQTKSKFSYVPPNRGTPRRTQATGSRGCTEAAPVKLALLVPNDHTAQTSLGHPTFFWNISEKPAQPLEFALVESGVAQPIFVQQVQVEKAGIAKLEMPSNLPELVPGKEYRWSVTLICNKNRRSNDTFVQSWIKRVARSPQVEEKLTAATSDRDRASVYAEAGLWFDALNAISSNSSKDEFMLLLDQVGLSEVAVQDRQTVARQ
- a CDS encoding CHASE2 domain-containing protein codes for the protein MGAKHLKQKIWLQRGSAIASRRGCAIAASGVAGIVIAFRFAGLLQSWEWATLDQFFRWRPSDPMQKRILIVGIHEPDIRYVGKWPASDADMAKMLEKIKAQKPRAIGLDIYRDLPVPPGTQNLEKVFKSTPNLIGIEKKVADNKSSTVAPPPLLSKLDQVGANDIVPDGDGKIRRGLLFVTPNNEPALPSFGLRLAGIYLEAEGITPEYAKNDFLQLGKAVFVPFEANDGGYVRADAGGYQIMLNFNGAAPFDMVSLRDVLEDKVPASMMRDRIVLIGAVAPSLNDLFYIPYSSGLRTLPEQTPGVVLQAHLAATILSAALEGRPLIQTWSESLEISWIFLWSGIGAALSWAVRPDGDRNYSLLQLSIGLILAAGALIATSYVLFLSSWWIPVVPPLLALIGATTAIVGYTAQLERQDRQMVMHLFGRHVTPAIAKAIWRDRDQLLEQGRLLGRQMTATVLFADLKGFTTITEETDPKTLMSWLNQYMEAMGGLVLAHGGVVDKFIGDAIMAVFGVPIARTTPEEIAKDAIAAVRCAKDMAKALQTLNKQWLVQGRPTTAMRVGIATGTVVTGSLGCSQRVDYTTIGDSVNVAARLESYNKSIDGGICRILINQATYQHIQEQFPTRFIDSVRLKGRTQVTEVYQVLL